One stretch of Shewanella sp. Arc9-LZ DNA includes these proteins:
- the galK gene encoding galactokinase, giving the protein MNNDALQAFYQQQFSSLPQGVVSAPGRVNLIGEFTDYNQGFVLPCALTFRTQVFYHIRNDNTVNVLSTMYPNEQESFDVNQPISAGQSQWGNYIRAVAFVLNRAGHQLQGVDLLIESNVPQGSGLSSSAALEVAIAGMFNHVCGLNLTEEQIALFGQQAENDFMDCQCGIMDQLISAKGQQDQALLIDCQNLHTKSVTIPTDLSIVIVNSNYPRKLVDSEYNQRRIDCEQAASKMGLTTLRDADLALLMQTKPQMSANEFSRAHHVITENARVIAATQALASNNIEQLRILMTASHQSLKHDFEVTVPATDGLVQICQQALADRGAVRMTGGGFGGAIVCLCRNEDVAAIQQAVEQHYFAQFNLQADIYVCTAGKGLTVETFQQ; this is encoded by the coding sequence ATGAATAACGACGCGCTACAGGCATTCTATCAGCAGCAGTTTTCATCATTACCACAAGGGGTAGTTAGTGCTCCTGGTAGGGTTAATTTAATTGGTGAATTCACCGACTACAATCAAGGTTTCGTATTACCTTGCGCACTCACTTTCCGCACTCAAGTTTTTTACCATATACGAAATGACAACACGGTTAATGTACTATCAACCATGTATCCGAATGAACAAGAAAGTTTTGACGTTAATCAACCAATTAGTGCTGGTCAGTCACAATGGGGCAACTACATCCGTGCGGTTGCATTTGTGCTTAACCGTGCTGGCCACCAGCTACAAGGTGTTGATTTATTAATTGAAAGTAATGTGCCACAAGGCAGTGGTTTGTCATCTTCGGCGGCACTAGAAGTGGCTATTGCAGGGATGTTTAATCATGTTTGCGGCCTAAATTTAACCGAAGAGCAAATCGCCTTATTCGGTCAACAAGCCGAGAATGATTTTATGGATTGCCAGTGCGGCATAATGGACCAGTTAATTTCAGCTAAAGGTCAACAAGACCAAGCGTTATTAATCGATTGCCAAAATTTACACACAAAATCGGTGACCATTCCAACAGACTTATCGATTGTTATTGTTAACTCTAACTACCCTAGAAAGTTAGTCGACAGCGAATACAACCAACGCCGTATCGACTGCGAGCAAGCCGCCAGTAAAATGGGCTTAACCACCCTGCGCGATGCTGACTTAGCGTTGTTAATGCAAACTAAGCCACAAATGAGCGCAAATGAATTCTCCCGAGCTCACCATGTGATCACCGAAAATGCCCGCGTCATTGCCGCAACCCAAGCCTTAGCCAGTAATAACATCGAACAACTGCGCATTTTAATGACCGCATCACATCAATCGTTAAAGCATGACTTTGAAGTGACCGTACCAGCCACCGATGGTTTAGTGCAAATTTGCCAACAAGCTTTAGCAGACAGAGGCGCCGTACGCATGACCGGTGGTGGATTTGGCGGCGCGATAGTGTGTTTATGCCGTAATGAAGACGTAGCCGCTATTCAGCAAGCGGTTGAGCAACACTATTTTGCGCAGTTTAATTTGCAAGCGGACATTTATGTTTGCACCGCAGGCAAAGGATTAACCGTAGAAACGTTTCAGCAGTAA
- a CDS encoding acetylhydrolase translates to MMTKSLISIALLCLGTHSSAIAANATDSDTKNTILVAEQLYPNTLPKEALPELAQTGLYQVGVKTVNLIHKNQFNPKTQIAEDRKLNIEVWYPSNKTAATKQNQPAVLNAVYNDETRLGLPFSLQGNATRDAEVAALTDQPFPLIVLSHGYTGYRTIMFYLAEHLASHGYIVAALDHTDSTNADVDMVNAPVSGFFSTLLNRSRDQQFALDYFTGSDNFVSRIIDTKRSGLIGYSMGGYGAVNTVGGCYQFNPQTAATFTGSKDQNIINGAITLLNTCAGGQTAPVTVDPKWKAMIAMAPWGGNHQLFDPVALAKITVPTLYVAGDLDDISGYKGIQSLYQQTGGEHTYMLTYHNARHNIAPHPAPKVAYQNEIDLGHYFEPAWNTTQLNTINKHFALAMMDCHVKNQQDKCSYLQLSAQSNEQDQQGNPTTAWKGFAHSYATGMSWDMKSAPQ, encoded by the coding sequence ATGATGACCAAATCACTTATTTCTATCGCGTTGTTATGTTTAGGCACCCACTCAAGCGCCATTGCCGCAAACGCAACAGACAGTGACACAAAAAATACCATTCTAGTCGCCGAACAGCTTTACCCCAACACACTGCCAAAGGAAGCGTTGCCAGAGCTAGCGCAAACAGGGCTTTATCAAGTCGGTGTTAAAACTGTTAACTTGATTCATAAAAATCAATTTAATCCCAAAACCCAAATAGCTGAAGACCGAAAACTCAACATTGAGGTGTGGTACCCAAGTAACAAAACTGCCGCGACCAAGCAAAACCAACCGGCAGTATTAAATGCCGTTTATAATGATGAAACCCGTTTAGGATTACCATTTTCACTGCAAGGCAATGCCACTCGTGACGCAGAAGTGGCCGCATTAACGGATCAGCCATTTCCACTCATCGTGTTATCCCATGGTTATACTGGCTATCGCACCATTATGTTTTACTTAGCTGAGCATCTAGCGTCACACGGATATATTGTTGCGGCACTGGATCACACCGACTCGACTAATGCTGATGTCGATATGGTTAATGCTCCGGTTAGCGGTTTTTTTAGCACATTATTAAACCGTTCGCGTGATCAACAATTTGCCCTTGATTATTTTACCGGCAGTGACAATTTTGTCAGTCGCATTATCGACACGAAACGATCAGGCTTGATTGGCTATTCAATGGGCGGCTATGGTGCGGTAAACACTGTGGGCGGCTGTTATCAATTTAACCCACAAACTGCCGCTACCTTTACCGGCAGCAAAGACCAAAATATTATTAATGGTGCCATTACTTTACTCAACACCTGTGCTGGTGGCCAAACAGCCCCTGTAACAGTTGATCCTAAATGGAAAGCCATGATTGCTATGGCCCCCTGGGGAGGCAACCATCAACTATTTGACCCAGTAGCATTAGCAAAAATAACCGTCCCAACACTGTATGTTGCTGGCGATCTTGATGATATTTCTGGTTATAAAGGAATTCAATCGCTATACCAGCAAACTGGCGGTGAACATACCTATATGCTCACCTATCATAATGCTCGCCATAATATTGCCCCACATCCAGCACCTAAAGTGGCTTACCAAAATGAAATAGATTTAGGCCACTATTTTGAACCCGCCTGGAATACGACACAGCTTAATACCATCAATAAACACTTTGCATTAGCTATGATGGATTGCCATGTTAAAAATCAACAAGATAAGTGTTCATACCTACAATTAAGCGCTCAGTCTAATGAGCAAGATCAACAAGGCAATCCAACGACAGCCTGGAAAGGTTTTGCCCACAGCTATGCCACAGGCATGTCATGGGATATGAAATCCGCACCGCAATAA